A DNA window from Amphiprion ocellaris isolate individual 3 ecotype Okinawa chromosome 8, ASM2253959v1, whole genome shotgun sequence contains the following coding sequences:
- the ngfa gene encoding neurotrophin-7, whose amino-acid sequence MRSSPLVLLLLIGVQAVLNMGGGLARSAGAANHKVGQQTAANHRAGQQQTAARDHLSEDHSSQQHHRTSHHRTKRPHRAASHTQDKTPVVGRSTSDSPPDPSIPVVDPKLFSKRRYRSSPRVVFSEEPPSHDALEGEGYDIEGVRGVRVRRKAGSHTMHRGEYSVCESINTWVGNLTRATDIRGNEVTVLPNVTINNVVKKQFFYETTCRSPTHRGPGTANGGRPGGRGGKQGSKSGNSGCLGIDSRHWNSYCTNTHIFVSALTIDRGHTAWRFIRINAACVCVLSRKSWGGRLGR is encoded by the coding sequence ATGAGGTCGTCACCACTGGTCCTGCTCCTCCTGATCGGCGTCCAGGCTGTACTGAACATGGGAGGTGGATTGGCCCGGAGCGCCGGGGCAGCCAACCACAAAGTAGGACAGCAGACggcagccaatcacagagcagGACAACAGCAGACAGCAGCCAGGGACCACCTTTCCGAGGACCATAGTTCACAGCAGCATCATAGGACCAGCCACCACAGGACCAAGAGGCCCCATCGGGCCGCTTCGCACACGCAGGATAAGACCCCCGTCGTCGGACGTTCCACATCAGATTCCCCCCCTGACCCCTCCATCCCGGTGGTGGACCCCAAGCTCTTCTCCAAGAGGCGCTACCGCTCCTCGCCCCGCGTTGTCTTCAGCGAGGAGCCCCCATCACACGACGCCCTGGAAGGCGAGGGCTATGACATTGAAGGGGTGAGAGGGGTGAGGGTGAGGCGCAAAGCAGGATCACACACCATGCACCGAGGGGAGTACTCAGTGTGTGAAAGCATAAACACCTGGGTGGGCAACCTGACACGAGCCACAGACATACGTGGGAATGAGGTGACGGTGCTGCCCAATGTTACAATCAACAACGTGGTGAAGAAACAGTTCTTCTATGAGACCACCTGTCGGTCCCCCACGCACAGGGGCCCCGGGACCGCGAACGGGGGACGACCCGGGGGACGAGGTGGCAAACAAGGTTCCAAATCGGGCAACTCGGGCTGTCTTGGCATCGACAGTCGCCACTGGAACTCCTactgcaccaacacacacatattcgTAAGTGCCCTGACCATCGATAGAGGACATACAGCGTGGCGTTTCATCCGCATCAACgccgcgtgtgtgtgtgttctcagccGGAAGTCTTGGGGAGGAAGACTGGGCCGCTGA